CGGGCCTCGGCAGCGGCTGGCTCGACCAGGCCCTCAGCCGGTTCACCGATATCTTCATCGCCCTCCCCCTCATGATCATGGCGCTGGCCGTGCTGGCCATCGTCCCCTCCTCCGTCCCGCGTCCCGTGCTGGTCGCCGTCATCATCGGGCTGATCGCCTGGGGCTCCACGGCGAAGATCGTGCGGGCCCACACGATCACCCTCAAGGAACTCGACCATGTCGCCGCCGCTCGTCTCAGCGGCTGGAGCACCTGGCACATCGCCCGCCGTGAACTCCTGCCGGCCCTCGCAGCCCCCGTCCTCACCTACGGGGCGCTGCTGGTGCCGGTGAACATCACCGTCGAAGCCGGCCTCTCCTTCCTGGGGGTCGGCGTCAAGCCGCCCACTCCCTCCTGGGGACAGATGATCACTTCCGCCAACGTGTGGTACCAGGCGGCGCCGCAGTACCTGCTCTTCCCGGCCGGCGCGCTGTTCGTCACCGTGCTCGCCATGACCGTCCTCGGAGACGGGGTGCGCACCGCCCTCGACCCGCGGGCCGCGTCGCGGCTGCGCATCGGCACCGGCCGGAAGCGGGAGGCGAAGGCATGAGCACGATCACCTTCCGCCGCCGCTCCCTCCTGCTGAGCGGACTGGCCGCCCCCGGCGGGCTCGGGGGTTTCTTCCTGCGCCGGGTGGTCTCCGCCATCGCCACCCTGCTGGCCATCAGCGTGATCGTCTACGCGGTGTTCTACATCGTCCCCGGCAACGTCGCACAGATCACCTGCGGAGAGCGCTGCTCGCCCGCGCAGGTACACCAGGTCGCCGCCCAACTCCATCTGGACGACCCGATCTACCAGCGCTACTGGGACTTCCTGCGCGGCATCGTCGCGGGCCGCACCTTCTCCACCGGCACCTCGCTCGAACACTGCGCCGCGCCCTGCCTCGGCGTGTCGTACCAGAGCGACCAGCAGGTCACCGAGATGATCAGCGCCAAGCTCCCGGTCACCGGATCACTCGCGCTCGGTGCGCTGGTGATCTATCTGCTCCTCGGCGTCGGCACCGGTCTGCTGGCCGCCTGGCGACGCGGCCGCCCCTCCGAACGGCTCCTGACCGGGCTCACCCTCGCCGGCACCGCGACCCCCGTGTTCGTCATCGGCCTCCTTCTGATGATCATCGTCTGCGGCCAGCTCCACTGGCTGCCCTTCCCCCAGTACGTCCCCCTGACCCAGGATCCCGAGCAGTGGGCGTGGAACCTTCTGCTCCCGTGGTTCTCCCTCGCGCTCATCGAGGCTGCCCGGTACGCCCGGGTGACCCGGGCCGCGGTCCTGGAGACCCTGGCCGAGGAC
The nucleotide sequence above comes from Streptomyces sp. TS71-3. Encoded proteins:
- a CDS encoding ABC transporter permease yields the protein MSEALLPGGTVTDEVTPHPASGRLQFLRRLRAQPAALVAAGIVVLLVLAALGAPLLTALEGQDPTSYHPHLVDSARGGVPIGHLGGISAHHWLGVEPQTGRDLFARLVYGARVSLGVALAATLVQLLIGLVVGMAAGLGSGWLDQALSRFTDIFIALPLMIMALAVLAIVPSSVPRPVLVAVIIGLIAWGSTAKIVRAHTITLKELDHVAAARLSGWSTWHIARRELLPALAAPVLTYGALLVPVNITVEAGLSFLGVGVKPPTPSWGQMITSANVWYQAAPQYLLFPAGALFVTVLAMTVLGDGVRTALDPRAASRLRIGTGRKREAKA
- a CDS encoding ABC transporter permease — encoded protein: MSTITFRRRSLLLSGLAAPGGLGGFFLRRVVSAIATLLAISVIVYAVFYIVPGNVAQITCGERCSPAQVHQVAAQLHLDDPIYQRYWDFLRGIVAGRTFSTGTSLEHCAAPCLGVSYQSDQQVTEMISAKLPVTGSLALGALVIYLLLGVGTGLLAAWRRGRPSERLLTGLTLAGTATPVFVIGLLLMIIVCGQLHWLPFPQYVPLTQDPEQWAWNLLLPWFSLALIEAARYARVTRAAVLETLAEDHVRTFRAYGVHERSILGRHALRGALAPVIALAANDFGSMFGGAVLTETLFGLPGLGQALVGAVNVVDLPVVVGMVLVTGFFVVVANLVADLLYAVADRRVVLV